A DNA window from Gigantopelta aegis isolate Gae_Host chromosome 4, Gae_host_genome, whole genome shotgun sequence contains the following coding sequences:
- the LOC121370445 gene encoding serine protease inhibitor Cvsi-2-like, whose product MKVTLFLACLVAVIGIALSVSCTNNNHSQCAHIKCVPEDDYERACVDGTCTCIISRCHAAACTGSPHNCHHDAGRHGCSCHHDWHCIDGHCACGFKVIG is encoded by the exons ATGAAAGTAACACTCTTCTTGGCATGTTTGGTGGCTGTAATAG GTATCGCCCTCTCAGTATCATGTACAAATAACAATCACTCCCAATGCGCGCATATAAAATGTGTACCAGAAGATGATTATGAGCGTGCATGCGTTGATGGCACGTGCACCTGTATTATCAGCAGATGTCATGCAG CTGCCTGTACTGGATCACCCCACAACTGCCACCACGACGCTGGCCGCCACGGCTGTAGCTGTCATCATGACTGGCATTGCATCGACGGCCATTGTGCTTGTGGATTCAAAGTTATCG gttag